gagctccggctgcccggagaaggtgagtatacaattttttttttattttaacacattttaggatgaattgcaggtaagggcttatatatttaagcccttaccgacaattcatcccgggctcgcccgcagcgcattgctttaaatggaggcggctctattgccgtctccattgaatgcaatgcgctggacagctccgtcccgtttctaatgaaacgcggctaggagcagatttgcgggcgatttgcgggcgacttgcgcgcagcggtcacgcgatttgcggatgcgcatccgtcatgcgatccgcaaatcgcgcgaaaaaacgcccgtctgactaaggcctgaaagtgTAGACTTAGTGAAAGAGACAGAAGGACGGTGAAGCGGATTGTAACTTCTAATAGGGAGACACCTGCAGCCAGAGTGACTGCTGAGCTCAGTCATTATTTCCAGCATCCTCTCGACCATTACAGCGAGGAGAGAATGCCACAAACTGAGTTATTATAGCAGAGCACCAATACATAAATGAATACACGAAGACAACTACAGTGGTGCCATGAGCACAACTCCTGCTCTGCTGATGTGGTTGGTCCAATGAATACTCCCTTATGGTATTTCCCACCATAGAATGTGTTTATGCCTGTGAACGGCGAGGGAAGCCCGTCATCCCACCCATCTGCTTCCCACAGTCTAGCATGGTAGTGGATCTGTCATGGTTTGGGTGGCtatctcatgtttttttttttgcagcacctTTCATCACCTTAAAAGGGAGGGCGATTGCCGAGGACTATAGTGACATTCTGGCTGCTCAGGCCCAACCACTGGTGCAGGCATGGTCTTCTCATAGAGATGCTATTTTCCATGATGGTAATACCCCTATCCATGCAGCTTGCTATGTCCAGGTGTGGTTTCAGCACTATGAAGATGGGGTTCAGTATCTTCCCTAGCCAGCACAGTCACCAGACCTGAACATCAtgttgtaaaagcacaggaacgattattgctgggacgacctgtcgagCATCTGCAGCCAAcaggtcgttccatgtaaaagtgcccttaATGTAAAGTCCCACTAACTCTCTCATAGTATTCTCTAATGCTTAcgttctgacctctgtgtatttgcaccgCAGACATCATGTGGCCGCTCAGCTGCTTGGTCGGGGTctcgagtgacggaccccagccgatcaactgttgatgacctatcctgatgatgggtcatcaatggtatttccctggaaaacccctttaagcaatctgGATTTCCACCATGTTCTTGATAGATATGTTGTGGCGCTAGAGTATCTCTTCTATCTAACATAACACATATATGTTTTAGGACCTTTTGCTAGAAAACAGAAATAATTTGATTTTTGTGTCACCGCATTCCAAGAGCAATAGCAATTTTATTTTCCACAACAATTCTCTatgagcgtttttttgtttttgcaagagagtTCTAGTCTTGATTGATCCCAATTTTGGAAAcataaaattttgatcactttttaggcCATTTTTTCTCGATTAACAGATCTGCAATTCTGagggttttttaaatcactttttatgagGTTCACCGTGATATTAATGTTTAACAagaatgatgccataatgttccCACGTTCTGACCATGAAAATGGCTTTGTCCCATGTGGATTCTCTGATGTCAAATCAGATCTGATTTcaaggtaaaacatttcccacattcagaacctgAAATTGGCTGAATTGCCCCTGCGTGAGCCCTCTAATGTCTAACAAAATAGGATTTTTGGGTAAAATATTTCTCACATTTGGAACGTAAATATACGACTTCTCttgtgtgtgaattctctcatgtaaaACAAGACTTGCTTCcggagtaaaacatttcccacattgacGACATGAAAAGTGAGTTTTCCGATGTCTAAGTAAATCTGATTTCtgggaaaaacatttcccacacccAGAACATGAAAATAGCTTCTCTTTAGTGCAACTTCTCTGATGTCTAGTAAGATGTGATTTTCGTGCAAAATATCTCCCACACTTAGAACATTCAAATAGCTTCGCCCCTGTGTGGCTTCTCTCATGTGGAGCAAGATCTGATTTGTCTATGAAACATCTTCCACTTTCTGAATGTAAGAATGCCTTCTCCTCTGTGGGTGTTTTTTGATATTCAACATCCCTGCTGTGGCTTTTATCTGGCTCAGTAGTCTGTGATACATCAGAAAGCAGGACCTGTGTAGCAGGATCAGATGATAGatgtttgctgtgaagggctgagggtttATCGGGGATAATAGTGGGCTCTTCTAATGTATCCTGTGCAATACTGCAGTCTTCTGCGTTAAGATCTGAAGACATCTGATATTCCCCTGAGCTCCTGGTACCGGCATCTGCCAACAATAAAATGTATTTCtgaataaaacaaaatatatatttgatattCTATAATATTTGTATGTAAAATTTCTATACAAAACTTGAAGCTAATTTCAATAATTAACCCATTCCCCCTGTGACTTACATGTAGATCACATAGATTCAGGGTGAATATGAAGTGTGCTCGGGAGATGTGCCCGCCGCATACCCAGTGGGTGCTGGTTGTTTGAAGTAGATGACACCTGCCAGCTACATTCACAGGGGTTTGACagctaaggtacctttacatggggcaataatcACCCAAGTTATTACTGATGTAAGAGTAATCTAGCAGTTGTTTCTGCACATTATCCCCCGGGGTTAATAAAATTCACTTGACTTTTGGATATTATCCTCCAATGCTAATATGGGTCACTTATAAAGATTCATGGAAATGGTGAAGAGTAGAACAGGCTGGCTAGAAGCAGTTTGTGGAGGGATgtgaaataaaataatatatgcaaatatCACAGAAGACCTTGTATGTGATTTGCAACAAAATGCTGCACTTGTGTGACTTTCGATAGTTGAACGATTATTATCACTGCATGCtgtatcaaaacattttttacatCATCATGATAAAGACGCCTCCAGAATGCGCATAACCCCTGtagaagaaggaaaaagtaaaaaaaataaaataaaataaaaaaaaaaatcacacctggaAATATCTCCAAGCTGAAAACAAAGGAAATGGGAATTTTCCGATTAAACACCCTTAAACCTGGAGGGCTAAATGAGGTCCTTGAGAAAATCTGACGCTGTAATGTGTTCTCATAGATATGCACTCTGATATTTGTATGCACATATCCATTCAACTCTTTTTCTCTCCCGCTTTGCATGATCTTCCACCAGGGCGCTTTCAGCGCTCCACAAATTAATAAGAAAAGAAgattcccatttattatttgtctGTTTCTTCCAGATTGCATAAAAAATGACTGGAAAAAGATTACTTTTCTCTTCAACACCCTCCTATTCACTTAAACTATTTTCTGTCCCCTGTTTTGTAATCTATAACTGTTAAAATAACGTTTCCGCGgttcctaaggctgcctgtccacgggcatttttcattgcgttcccagtGGCGATAATCCAGCAGCGGGGAAagcagtgcacactttccatagcgttgctatgaaaagtgcagccccccccccccgtccacgagcggagaatcatagtgaccTGAACCCGGCTCTGCCCCTGCGTGAGCCCTCTAATGTCTAACAAAATAGGAttgctggtagagatgagcgaacctactcggtcacgcccccctttttcgcccgagcgctacgattttcgagtacttcagtactcgggcgaaaagattcggggggtgccgtgggtgagtgggggggttgcagcagggagtgggggggagagggagagagagagggctcccccctgttccccgctaccgtcgctccgccacgcctccccccgccccccgtgccccccgaatcttttcacccgagaacggaagtactcaaaaatcgcggtgcttgatcgagtaattactcgaaccgagtatgttcgctcatctctaattgctgggAAAAATATAATTTTCACGTTTGGAACATAAATATATGACTTCTCttgtgtgtgaattctctcatgtagaACATGACTTGCTTCtggagcaaaacatttcccacattgacGACATGAAAAGTGAGTTCTCCGATGTCTAAGAAAATCTGATTTCtgggaaaaacatttcccacacccAGAACATGAAAATTTATTCTTTTTAGTGTAACTTCTCTGATATATATTAAGTTTCGTGCAAAATATCTCCCACACCTAGAACATTGAAATAGCACTGAATGTCTGCGATTGGCTGGTTCTCAATCCAAATACAGTAATTATGACCGGAGTTAAAATATCTAAGAGTAGATTACCTGACAGCAATACCATCAGTTTTACAGTGTATCTATACATGATCTAGCTACATATTCCCTCTACTTAATTCTGGGCGATGACAGTGAACCACAAAACATGGGGGTATTAACATAGTATCTCAAAATAACAAGGCATCCTATTTAGCCTTTACACACCTTATCGAAGACTGCTATCTTCACTTGTGCGATCATATCATCGAGCAGTGATACCCTTTGActgccccccccctctacagtatatataaaaaagctGACAACTTAGCATGGTCCCAGAATTCTTGTCTTGTCGTTGTTTGTATGTCCTTTTGTGTTAGCCCAGGTTTTTAAtagttttcaataaagtttttcgtttttactctatatctgtgaagggcctgACTAGTACTATATAGATTATAGATACCGCTGTAAATTCTGtcgccccacagtagccctagtagtaatagtgttcccccacagtagccctagtagtaatagtgttcccccacagtagccctagtagtaatagtgttcccccacagtagccctagtagtaatagtattcccccacagtagccctagtagtaatagtgaccccccacagtagcccagtagtaagtgtcccccccccccccacagtagcccagtgGCAATAGTGGTCCCTTAcagtagcccctgtagtaataaacacCTCCCACAGTAGCTCAGTGGTAATAGTCACccttacagtagccccagtagtaatagtaaccccacagtggccccaatagtagtagtgacaccacacagttgccccagtagtaatagtgtcccccacagtagtaatagtgaccaccacagtagccacagtagtattagtaacctcccacagtagccccagtaataatagtgaccccgcacagtagccacagtagca
Above is a window of Eleutherodactylus coqui strain aEleCoq1 chromosome 3, aEleCoq1.hap1, whole genome shotgun sequence DNA encoding:
- the LOC136620483 gene encoding oocyte zinc finger protein XlCOF22-like; this translates as MDPRLDSSSDAGTRSSGEYQMSSDLNAEDCSIAQDTLEEPTIIPDKPSALHSKHLSSDPATQVLLSDVSQTTEPDKSHSRDVEYQKTPTEEKAFLHSESGRCFIDKSDLAPHERSHTGAKLFECSKCGRYFARKSHLTRHQRSCTKEKLFSCSGCGKCFSQKSDLLRHRKTHFSCRQCGKCFTPEASLVLHERIHTQEKSYIYVPNVRNILPKNPILLDIRGLTQGQFSQFQVLNVGNVLP